TCGGTGAGCAGCCGGACCATCTCCTCGCTGATCCGGTCCAGCGGCTGGCGGACCGTGGTCAGCGGGGGGTCCAGGGTGGCGGCGAGCCCGGAGTCGTCGAAGCCGACCACCCGCACGTCGCCGGGCACGTCGCGGCCGGCCTCGCGGAGCACCGGCAGGGTCGCGGCGGCCATCACGTCGGAGGCGGCGAAGACCCCGTCCAGGTCGGGGGCCTGTCGCAGCAGCGCCCGCATGGCCGCCGCGCCGCTCTCCCGGCTCCAGTCGCCGTGCTGGACCCGGGCCGGCTCGACCGCGATGCCGTACGCGGTCAGCGCGTCGGTGTAGCCCTGCAACCGGTCCACCCCGCCCGAGGTGTCCTGCGGGCCGGTGATCGTGGCGATCCGTCGGCAACCGGTCGAGAGGAGGTGTTCCACCGCCGACCGGGCACCGGACCGGTCGTCGGCCGCCACCGAGCTGATCACCTGCTCGTAGCCGAGCACCCGGCCGCACGCCACGACCGGTATCTCGGCCCGCACGAGGTTGCTCAGCAGCGGGTCGCCGGAGTGCGGCGAGACCAGCAGTACGCCGTCGACGTGGCCGGCCGACAGGTACGTGACCGTCCGGTTCCGCTCCTCCGTGGTCGAGGCGATCATCAGCAGCAGGGTCAGCTCCCGGTCGGAGAGCGCCTGCGCCACCCCGCGCAGCAGCACCGAGAAGTTGGGGTCCTCGAAGAGCAGGTGCTGCGGTTCGGTGAGCAGGAAGGCGATCGAGCCGGACCGGCCGGTGGCCAGCGAACGGGCGTGCGGGTTCGTCGTGTAGCCGGTGCGGGCGATGGCTCCCCGGACCGCCTGCACCGCCTCCGGGCTGACCCACTCCCGGCCGTTGAGGACGCGGGAGACGGTCGCGTAAGAGACCCCGGCTTCGCGCGCCACGTCGCGGATGGTGGGCCGCTTGCGTCCCGTCGGTGGCGAGGCCGGCACGGATGCGATCATAGTCTCCGCCATCTCGTCGTCACCCCTTGACCGCGCCGGCGCCCAGGTCGACCCGCCAGTAACGCTGCAGGCCGAGGAAGAGGGCGACGAGCGGAACGATCGACAGCAGCGCCCCGGTGACCACCGACGTGTACATGGCGGGCTGGGACGCGCCCTGGTTGAGCAGCCCGTTCAGGCCCACCGTGACCGGGTAGAGACGGTCGTCGCCGAGCATGATGAAGGGCAGCATGAAGTTGTTCCAGATCGCGACGAACTGGAACAGGAAGACGGTCACCAGGCCGGCACGCATCATCGGCAGGGCCACCCGGCCGAAGGTCCCCCAGTCGCTGGCCCCGTCGATGCGGGCGGCCTCGATCACCTCGGTCGGCACGGTCGCGGCCGCGAAGACCCGGCACAGGTAGATCCCGTACGGGCTGATGATGCTCGGCAACAGCACCGACCAGTAGGTGTTGGTCAGCCCGACCTTGGCCAACAGCAGGTACTGCGGGATGGCCAGGATGACCCCGGGCACGAGCACGCCCGCCAGGATCACGTTGAACACGAACGACTTGCCGGGGAACGCGTACTTGGCGAGGGCGAAGCCGGCCATCGCGGACACCAGGGTGGACGCCGCGCCGCCGATCCCGGCGTACAGGGCGGTGTTGGCCATCCACCGCCAGTAGAGGCCACCCCGGTACGCGCCGAGCGACGCGATGTTGTCCCACAGGTGGGTGCTCGGCGCGAGGGTGAACGTGGAGAACAGTTCCTCGGCGCTCTTGGTCGAGGCGATCAGCACCCAGGCGACGGGGAAGAGGCAGTACAGCGCGCCGAGCAGCAGCAGGGCGGTGGCGGCGGGACTGATCCGGCGGTGCGTACCGCGAGCGGCGGGCGGTGGTGTGCTGGTCGCCGGGGTCACCGGAACGGTGGTGGAGACGGTCATGCCCGGTCCTCCTGGTGGAAGGCCCGCGAGCCGACGAGCTTGAGAAACCCGAAGGAGACGGCGAAGGTCGCCAGCGCGATGACCACCGACGTGGCCGCCGCCGAGTGGACGTCGTTGCGGGTGAAGGCGTCGCGGTAGACCTTCATCAGCGGCGTCCAGGTGGTGGAGATGGTGTTGCTCAGCGGGCGCAGCGTCATCGGCTCGGCGAAGACCTGCAGGGTGGCGATGAGCGAGAAGACGGACGTCATGATCAGCGCCGGCATCACCATCGGGATCTTGACCCGCCAGGCGATCTGCACGTCCGAGGCGCCGTCGAGCCGGGCCGCCTCGTAGAGGTCGCGGGGGATGGTCCGCAGCGCCGTGTAGATCACGATCATGTTGAAGCCGGTGCCGCCCCAGATCGCGATGTTGGCCACCGCCCACAGCACCCCGGAGCCGGCGAGCACGTCGGGTGGGGTGACGCCGACACCCTGGAGGACGTCGGCGAACGGGCTGACCCGGGGAAGGTAGAGGAAACCCCAGAGCAACGAGGCGACCACCGCCGGCACCGCGTACGGCAGGAAGATCGCGGTGCGCGCGAAGGTGCCCACCCGGGTCCGGCCGGCGTCCAGCAGCAGGGCCATGAGCAGGGCCAGGCCGAGCATGGTCGGGACCACGATCAGCCCGTACGCCCCGATCCGGTAGACGCTGGGCAGGAACTCGGGGTCGGTCAGCGACCGGGTGTAGTTCTCCAGGCCGGCCCAGACCTCCGTGCGCGAGCCGGCGCCCAGGCCGAGTCCGCTGACCCGGACGCGGCGCAGGCTCAGGTACGCGGTGTAGATGATCGGTGCCGCGAGGAACGCGGCGAACAGGAGCAGGGCCGGCGCGAGGAACGAATACGGTACGCCGGCCCGCCGGCCGCCACGGGTCGCCGGGCGGGGCGTACGGGTGGTGGGAAGCGCCGTCACGGCCGTCCCCTTCCGTCGGTGCGGTGGTCGGCCCGGCCACGGCGCGGAGGGTTGCCGCGCCGTGGCCGGGCGGCGGGGTCAGTTGGCGAGCGTGAAGCCGGCGTTGCGCAGGTCGTCGGTGGTGGTCTGCTGCATCGCGGACAGTGCCTCGGTGAAGGCTGCCGCCTGCCGGGACTGGGCGGCCTTGCCGAAGGCGTCGTTGTAGGCGCTGTAGGCGACGTTGACGTTCGGGCCGTAGGTGAACGGGTTGGCGACCCTGCCGGCCTCGGCGGCGACGGTGTAGAAGTCGGCCTGGTCGGCGAAGAAGGCCGGCGGCGCGGTCAGCGCGGTCGCCGTGGCGTCGACCGAGGCGGGGTAGACGTTCGCCGTCGCGGCCAACGCCGTGATCGCGGCGGGCTCGGTGTTCAGCCAGGCGACGAACTGGGCGGCCTGTTTCCGGTGTTTGCTCTGGCTGGTGACGCTGGTGGCCGAGCCGCCCCAGTTGCCGTTGGCCGGCGCGACGGTGTCCCACTGCGGCAGCAGCGTGGCCTTCCACTTGCCCTTGGTCGAGGCGGCGTTGCCGTCGAGCACGCCGGGGCTCCAGACCGCGCCGATCCAGCCGACCTGGGTGCCGTCGTTGAGTGCCGCGTTCCACTCCGGGGTGTACATCGGCTTGTTGTCGACGACCCCCTCCTGCACCAACTCGCCCCAGTAGCGGGCGACCTTCTGGGTGGCGGCGTCGTTGATCGCGACGGTCCAGGCGTTGTCCCGTACGCCCCACCAGGAGGCTCCCGCCTGCTGCGCGAGCCCGGCGAACCAGCCCGGGTCGTTGGCCGAGAAGGTGCCGAGGTACTGCTTGTCGTCGGCCGCGTGGATGGTGCGGGCGGCGGTCGCGTAGTCGTCCCAGGTGGCCGGGGCGTCGAGGCCGAGGGAGTCGAAGACGTCGGCGCGGTAGTAGAACATCATCGGGCCGGAGTCCTGCGGTACGCCGTAGACCGCCTCGGTGCCGAGGGTGACGGCGTTCCACGCCGAGTCGGGGAACTTCGGCTTGAGGTCGCCGACCTCGGCGGCGATGTCGGCGACCGCGTCGGCCGCGACCAGGGTCGGGATCTTCTGATACTCGGCCTGCATCACGTCGGGGGCGCCGCTGCCGGCCTTGATCGCGGTGAGGAGCTTGGTGACGGCCGGATCGCCGCCGTCCTGCTTGTTGACGGTGACCTGGATGTCGGGGTGGGTGTCGTTCCACGCCGCGACGACCTGGTCCATGTTCGGCGCCCAACTCCAGTAGGTGAGTTCGACCTTCCCGCCGGGGTCGCCGCCGGACTCGTCGGAAGCACTGCACGCGGTGGTCAGAAGTAGCGCCGCGGCCAGCATCCCGGCGAGCGGCAGAACTGCCCTTCTCATCGATCCTCCTCGAACTAGCGGACCACGGTGGCGCCGGGGCCCGGTCGCCGCCGGGAATGATGTGCGTCACCACACTGGGCCTGTGACCGGTTACAGTGATGCGCGTCGGGGGCGCTTGTCAAGCCCTTGCGTCAAGCAGGTTAAGACGATGTATCGTGCGGGCCGTCGGCCTGTGACCGGTTACAGTCCAGGCGGCACCGCATCGCCGGCCACCCCGTGAGCCGGCGAACCGTTCGTCGCAGAGGAGTCGCCGTGCCCGTCGAGCCGCTCGCCGTCCGGCACCAGCCCTGGTCCGAGCCGCTGCGCCGGCCGAGGATGAGCAACACCGAGGACGCGCGGCCGGGCATCTCGCTCACCAACCGCTACCTGGTCCGCCACGGCGCGCCGGTCGTCCCGGTCTCCGGTGAGATCCACTACAGCCGGCTGCCCCGCGACCGCTGGCGGCGACGGCTGCGCCAGCTACGGGCCGGTGGCGTCACGGTGGCCAGCAGCTACGTCTTCTGGCTGCACCACGTCGCGCACCGGGGCAGGCCGCGATTCGACGGCAACCTCGACGTCGCCGCGTTCGTCGACCTGGCAACCGCCGAAGGACTCGACATCATCCTGCGGATC
This is a stretch of genomic DNA from Micromonospora sp. WMMD1082. It encodes these proteins:
- a CDS encoding carbohydrate ABC transporter permease produces the protein MTVSTTVPVTPATSTPPPAARGTHRRISPAATALLLLGALYCLFPVAWVLIASTKSAEELFSTFTLAPSTHLWDNIASLGAYRGGLYWRWMANTALYAGIGGAASTLVSAMAGFALAKYAFPGKSFVFNVILAGVLVPGVILAIPQYLLLAKVGLTNTYWSVLLPSIISPYGIYLCRVFAAATVPTEVIEAARIDGASDWGTFGRVALPMMRAGLVTVFLFQFVAIWNNFMLPFIMLGDDRLYPVTVGLNGLLNQGASQPAMYTSVVTGALLSIVPLVALFLGLQRYWRVDLGAGAVKG
- a CDS encoding extracellular solute-binding protein — translated: MRRAVLPLAGMLAAALLLTTACSASDESGGDPGGKVELTYWSWAPNMDQVVAAWNDTHPDIQVTVNKQDGGDPAVTKLLTAIKAGSGAPDVMQAEYQKIPTLVAADAVADIAAEVGDLKPKFPDSAWNAVTLGTEAVYGVPQDSGPMMFYYRADVFDSLGLDAPATWDDYATAARTIHAADDKQYLGTFSANDPGWFAGLAQQAGASWWGVRDNAWTVAINDAATQKVARYWGELVQEGVVDNKPMYTPEWNAALNDGTQVGWIGAVWSPGVLDGNAASTKGKWKATLLPQWDTVAPANGNWGGSATSVTSQSKHRKQAAQFVAWLNTEPAAITALAATANVYPASVDATATALTAPPAFFADQADFYTVAAEAGRVANPFTYGPNVNVAYSAYNDAFGKAAQSRQAAAFTEALSAMQQTTTDDLRNAGFTLAN
- a CDS encoding LacI family DNA-binding transcriptional regulator gives rise to the protein MAETMIASVPASPPTGRKRPTIRDVAREAGVSYATVSRVLNGREWVSPEAVQAVRGAIARTGYTTNPHARSLATGRSGSIAFLLTEPQHLLFEDPNFSVLLRGVAQALSDRELTLLLMIASTTEERNRTVTYLSAGHVDGVLLVSPHSGDPLLSNLVRAEIPVVACGRVLGYEQVISSVAADDRSGARSAVEHLLSTGCRRIATITGPQDTSGGVDRLQGYTDALTAYGIAVEPARVQHGDWSRESGAAAMRALLRQAPDLDGVFAASDVMAAATLPVLREAGRDVPGDVRVVGFDDSGLAATLDPPLTTVRQPLDRISEEMVRLLTDVIAGRTPLSITVPTSLVVRASSPAPT
- a CDS encoding sugar ABC transporter permease; translation: MTALPTTRTPRPATRGGRRAGVPYSFLAPALLLFAAFLAAPIIYTAYLSLRRVRVSGLGLGAGSRTEVWAGLENYTRSLTDPEFLPSVYRIGAYGLIVVPTMLGLALLMALLLDAGRTRVGTFARTAIFLPYAVPAVVASLLWGFLYLPRVSPFADVLQGVGVTPPDVLAGSGVLWAVANIAIWGGTGFNMIVIYTALRTIPRDLYEAARLDGASDVQIAWRVKIPMVMPALIMTSVFSLIATLQVFAEPMTLRPLSNTISTTWTPLMKVYRDAFTRNDVHSAAATSVVIALATFAVSFGFLKLVGSRAFHQEDRA